Genomic segment of Mycobacteriales bacterium:
CGGCACCCGGCGCGCGCTCGTCCTCGACCTCGGTGACGACCAGACCGCGCTGCGCGAGGAGCTGCGGGGCTTCCTGTCCTCGCTGCCCGCCGACGGCCCCGAGCGCAAGGCCGCGATCGCCGACGCCGGCTGGCTGGTGCCGCACTGGCCGGCGCCCTGGGGCCGCAATGCCTCCGCCGTCGAGCAGCTCGTCATCGACGAGGAGTTCGCAGCGGCGAAGGTGCGCCGCCACGACCTCATCATCGGCGGCTGGGCCGCGCCGACGATCGTCGCCCACGGCACCCCGGAGCAGCAGGAGCGCTTCGTGCGCCCGACCCTGCACGGCGACGTCGTGTGGTGCCAGATGTTCTCCGAGCCGGGCGCCGGCTCCGACCTCGCCGGCCTGACGACCAAGGCCGAGAAGGTCGAGGGCGGCTGGCGCATCAACGGCCAGAAGGTCTGGACCTCGATGGCCGACAAGGCCGACTGGGCGATCCTGCTGGCCCGCACCAGCGGCACCGGCAAGGGCCCCGAGCGACACAAGGGCATCACCTACTTCCTGCTGGACATGAAGACGACCGGCGTCGACGTGCGGCCGCTGCGCGAGCTCACCGGGGAGGCAGCCTTCAACGAGGTCTTCCTCGACGACGTGCTCGTCCCCGACGACTGCGTCGTGGGCGAGGTCGACCGCGGCTGGCCGCTCGCCCGCACGACGCTCGCCAACGAGCGGGTCGCGATGAGCAGCGGCTCGGCCTTCGGTCGCGGCGTCGAGGACGTGCTCGCCGACGTCGGCCGACTGCCGTCGGTGGACCCGCTGCTGAAGGACCGGGTCGGGCACCTCGTCTGCGAGGCCCACGGTCAGGCGCTGCTGGCCTTCCGCACGACGCTGCGGCAGCTGTCCGGTGCCGAGCCGGGCCCGGCCTCCAGCGTCCGCAAGCTGGTCGGCATGCGCCACCAGCAGGACGCCGCCGAGCTGCGCTTCGAGCTGATCGGCACCGAGGGCGTCACGACCGAGGGCGACGCCAAGCAGCTCGCCCGCACCATGCTCAACACCCGCTGCCTGACGATCGCAGGCGGCACCAGCGAGGTCCTGCGCAACGTCGTCGGGGAGCGCATCCTCGGCCTGCCCCGGGAGACCTGATGGCGGACCTGAAGCTCGGCTACCAGTTCGGCTACTGGTCCGGTGAGGGGCCGGGGGACATGATCGGGCCGGCCAAGCAGGCCGAGGACCTCGGCTTCGACTCCGTCTGGACGGCCGAGTCGTGGGGCAGCGATGCCTTCACCCCGCTGTCGT
This window contains:
- a CDS encoding acyl-CoA dehydrogenase, translating into MAIGVSEDHEALAAAVRGWAQRAGLRDSARDALEGPEQRPGWWTGLADQGLLGLHVPEELGGSGAGVLELAVVIEELARELAHGPSLPTALASTVLAQVGGTAGKELLPGLADGSLTGAVALSTGSLTATSSAEGVTVTGTVRPVLGGALADVLLLGAEGPDGETWFVVDAGALTVTPLAGLDGTRRPAEVSLEAVAVPADRVLAGLGTERVRTVVGVLVAAELTGLAGWALDTATAYARTREQFGKPIGAFQAVKHMCADMLVRAEQARAATWDAARALDEQAGPEQALAASIAVATALEAGVTNAKTALQVLGGIGYTWEHDAHVVLKRALSLRALLGDPSVWRARAADLALAGTRRALVLDLGDDQTALREELRGFLSSLPADGPERKAAIADAGWLVPHWPAPWGRNASAVEQLVIDEEFAAAKVRRHDLIIGGWAAPTIVAHGTPEQQERFVRPTLHGDVVWCQMFSEPGAGSDLAGLTTKAEKVEGGWRINGQKVWTSMADKADWAILLARTSGTGKGPERHKGITYFLLDMKTTGVDVRPLRELTGEAAFNEVFLDDVLVPDDCVVGEVDRGWPLARTTLANERVAMSSGSAFGRGVEDVLADVGRLPSVDPLLKDRVGHLVCEAHGQALLAFRTTLRQLSGAEPGPASSVRKLVGMRHQQDAAELRFELIGTEGVTTEGDAKQLARTMLNTRCLTIAGGTSEVLRNVVGERILGLPRET